A window of the Shinella zoogloeoides genome harbors these coding sequences:
- a CDS encoding acetyl/propionyl/methylcrotonyl-CoA carboxylase subunit alpha, protein MKKILIANRGEIAVRILRACRDHGLQSVAVYADPDADALFVRLADEAYGLDGVRPAETYLDIGKLIAIAKRSGADAVHPGYGFLSERVEFARAVQDAGLVWIGPDPQVIEALGDKVEARRIAAGVGAPLVAGSDGPVSSAAEVIAFAERHGLPVAIKAAHGGGGRGIKVAWKMEEVADLYESAVREATAAFGRGECFLERFLDRPRHIEAQVMADRHGNVVVLGTRDCSAQRRNQKLIEEAPAPFLTPEQRERIHAAAKAICAAAGYCGAGTVEFLLGADGTISFLEVNTRLQVEHPVTEETTGIDLVIEQFRIAEGKPLCVTETPQPRGHSIEFRINAEDPGRGFLPTPGTIAAFDPPSGPGVRLDSGVVAGSTIPGVFDSLMAKLIVTGATREEALRRARRALREFRIEGVATVLPFHRAAIDTQDFIGADGFKVHTRWIETEFAAMPDAMARPEPAADPSLIRTHLEIDGRRVALALPSLLLAGLGAVGQGGAPAKDKAADDGIAAPVSGTLQAFGIADGATVATGDVVAVMEAMKMETQVLAPKAGRLRLRVKEGDYLQAGDTLMVFED, encoded by the coding sequence ATGAAGAAAATCCTGATCGCCAATCGCGGCGAGATCGCCGTGCGCATCCTGCGCGCCTGCCGCGACCATGGCCTCCAGTCGGTCGCCGTCTATGCCGATCCGGATGCCGACGCGCTCTTCGTGCGCCTTGCCGACGAGGCCTACGGCCTCGATGGCGTGCGCCCGGCCGAGACCTATCTCGATATCGGCAAGCTGATCGCCATCGCGAAGCGCTCCGGCGCGGATGCGGTGCATCCCGGCTACGGCTTCCTCTCCGAGCGGGTGGAATTCGCAAGGGCCGTGCAGGATGCCGGCCTCGTCTGGATCGGCCCCGATCCGCAGGTGATCGAGGCGCTCGGCGACAAGGTCGAGGCGCGGCGCATCGCCGCCGGCGTCGGCGCGCCGCTCGTCGCGGGTAGCGACGGTCCCGTTTCCTCCGCAGCCGAGGTGATCGCCTTCGCCGAGCGCCACGGCCTGCCGGTCGCCATCAAGGCGGCGCATGGCGGCGGGGGGCGCGGCATCAAGGTGGCGTGGAAGATGGAAGAGGTCGCCGACCTCTACGAATCGGCCGTGCGCGAGGCGACGGCTGCCTTCGGGCGCGGCGAATGTTTCCTCGAACGCTTCCTCGACCGGCCCCGTCATATCGAGGCGCAGGTCATGGCCGACCGGCACGGCAATGTCGTGGTGCTCGGCACCCGCGACTGCTCGGCCCAGCGCCGCAACCAGAAGCTCATCGAGGAGGCCCCCGCGCCCTTCCTGACGCCGGAGCAGCGCGAGCGCATCCACGCCGCCGCGAAAGCGATCTGCGCCGCTGCGGGCTATTGCGGCGCGGGCACGGTGGAATTCCTGCTCGGCGCGGATGGCACGATCTCCTTCCTCGAGGTGAACACGCGCCTTCAGGTGGAGCATCCGGTGACGGAGGAGACGACGGGCATCGATCTCGTCATCGAGCAGTTCCGCATCGCCGAGGGCAAGCCGCTGTGCGTCACCGAGACCCCGCAGCCGCGCGGCCATTCCATCGAATTCCGCATCAATGCCGAGGATCCCGGCCGCGGCTTCCTGCCGACGCCGGGAACGATCGCTGCCTTCGATCCGCCGTCCGGCCCGGGCGTGCGCCTCGACAGCGGTGTCGTTGCCGGCTCGACGATCCCCGGCGTCTTCGATTCGCTGATGGCCAAACTGATCGTCACCGGCGCGACGCGCGAGGAGGCGCTGCGCCGCGCCCGCCGGGCGCTGCGGGAATTCCGCATCGAGGGCGTGGCGACGGTGCTGCCGTTCCACCGCGCGGCCATCGATACGCAGGATTTCATCGGCGCGGACGGCTTCAAGGTGCATACCCGCTGGATCGAGACCGAGTTCGCCGCCATGCCGGACGCCATGGCCCGGCCGGAGCCGGCTGCCGATCCGTCGCTGATCCGCACCCATCTCGAAATCGACGGCCGGCGTGTCGCGCTCGCGCTGCCGAGCCTGCTCCTGGCCGGCCTTGGCGCCGTGGGGCAGGGCGGGGCGCCTGCGAAGGACAAGGCGGCCGACGACGGCATCGCCGCCCCGGTTTCCGGCACCCTGCAGGCTTTCGGCATCGCCGATGGCGCGACGGTCGCCACAGGCGACGTGGTCGCGGTAATGGAGGCGATGAAGATGGAAACGCAGGTTCTCGCGCCGAAGGCCGGCCGCTTGCGCCTTCGGGTGAAGGAGGGCGATTATCTTCAGGCGGGCGATACGCTGATGGTGTTCGAGGACTGA
- a CDS encoding AMP-binding protein codes for MSLSFIRAFEARGERPALVLPGNRVVTYADLARRVASRAALLGGGRRLVAIEAGTCEHAIVTYLAALSAGHAVALLPPGQSSALDAFCEDFRPETVCRLVDGRWRMDAGLHPDPQPLHPDLALLLSTSGSTGISKSVRLSAAAIEANARSIADYLRIGADDRGLLLLPLHYSYGLSVLHSHLAVGASLFVPRHAVLDTGFADDISAHGVTNIAGVPFSYDLFERIGLRDHALPALRFMTVAGGRLSPDLIDLYRRRMEGRGGRFFVMYGQTEATARIAYVPPEHLAGHEDCIGIAIPGGRLALAGDDGAAITRPGMTGELVYSGPNVMMGYAGGRADLSRGHETGDLRTGDLAERTADGLYRVVGRLKRFSKIAGLRIAHDAVEQALARSGLDVVVTGTDSHLTAFFTAAAGEGDVRARLAEASGLTLLHVSARRIAAFPRNASGKIDYAALAALSAARPAEAGGVREAFRRAFFPKIVGDDDSFVALGGDSLRFVELSLGLEQALGALPDDWDRMTVGALAAREPQTAVLPRVGADIALRVFAILLVVLHHEMLWPIPGGSALMLVLVGFSLARFQQANFAEGDWKALLRPLVMVFVPYAAVLAGYALAWGAVPWASVFLVGNFGFADPVRHTMLPYLYWFVELFTQILLLFAVLSFVPCARTAVARNPFAAGLFVLAFAVFLRFSAPLVVDIGNRQIFTLYWNLHLVAFGWCAWLAPGPRSRALLATLAAALFFVLGFVDGVWIGTTVKYLVVFSGFLALLFLPALPVPRWLFAALMPVAAASYHIYLFHRLVPEVLMAPLHGTGIAPALFHGAAILGGLAAGIAVWALQRVAVRRLAATRLEAPAWKGVSRPGAKRALS; via the coding sequence ATGTCCCTGTCTTTCATCCGCGCGTTCGAGGCACGAGGCGAGCGGCCAGCCCTCGTCCTTCCGGGCAACCGCGTCGTCACCTATGCGGACCTAGCCCGGCGTGTCGCAAGCCGCGCGGCGCTTCTGGGCGGCGGCCGCCGTCTTGTGGCGATCGAGGCCGGCACCTGCGAACATGCGATCGTCACCTATCTGGCGGCGCTTTCGGCGGGACATGCGGTGGCGCTCCTGCCGCCCGGGCAATCTTCGGCGCTGGACGCTTTCTGCGAGGATTTCCGGCCGGAAACCGTTTGCCGCCTCGTCGATGGCCGCTGGCGGATGGATGCCGGCCTTCATCCCGATCCGCAGCCGTTGCATCCCGACCTTGCCCTGCTGCTTTCGACCTCGGGCTCCACCGGCATCAGCAAGAGCGTGCGGCTCTCGGCCGCCGCCATCGAGGCGAATGCGCGGTCGATTGCCGATTACCTGCGGATCGGCGCGGATGACCGTGGCCTGCTACTCCTGCCGCTGCACTATTCCTACGGTCTCTCCGTCCTGCACTCCCATCTCGCGGTCGGTGCGAGCCTCTTCGTGCCGCGCCATGCGGTTCTGGATACGGGGTTCGCGGACGATATCTCCGCGCATGGGGTGACCAATATTGCCGGGGTACCCTTCAGCTACGATCTTTTCGAGCGCATCGGCCTGCGCGATCACGCCCTTCCCGCGCTGCGCTTCATGACGGTGGCGGGCGGGCGGCTTTCGCCGGACCTGATCGACCTCTATCGCCGCCGGATGGAAGGTCGTGGCGGGCGGTTCTTCGTCATGTACGGACAGACGGAAGCGACGGCGCGGATCGCCTATGTGCCGCCGGAGCATCTGGCCGGGCACGAAGACTGCATCGGCATCGCCATCCCGGGCGGCAGGCTCGCCCTTGCCGGAGACGACGGGGCGGCGATCACCAGGCCCGGCATGACGGGCGAACTCGTCTATTCCGGCCCGAATGTCATGATGGGCTATGCGGGCGGCCGGGCGGACCTGTCGCGCGGCCACGAGACGGGTGACCTCAGGACCGGCGATCTGGCCGAACGGACGGCGGACGGCCTTTATCGCGTCGTCGGTCGCCTGAAGCGCTTTTCCAAGATCGCCGGCCTGCGCATCGCCCACGATGCGGTCGAGCAGGCGCTGGCCCGCAGCGGCCTCGATGTCGTCGTGACGGGCACGGACAGCCATCTGACGGCCTTCTTCACCGCCGCCGCCGGTGAAGGCGATGTGCGCGCCCGGCTTGCGGAGGCCAGCGGCCTGACCCTGCTGCATGTGAGCGCCCGGCGGATCGCCGCCTTTCCCCGCAATGCCAGCGGCAAGATCGACTATGCGGCGCTGGCTGCCCTGTCCGCCGCGCGCCCGGCCGAGGCCGGTGGCGTGCGCGAGGCCTTCCGGCGCGCCTTCTTCCCGAAGATCGTCGGGGACGACGACAGCTTCGTTGCGCTGGGCGGGGATTCCCTGCGGTTCGTGGAGCTGTCTCTCGGGCTGGAGCAGGCTCTCGGCGCCCTGCCGGACGACTGGGACCGCATGACAGTCGGCGCGCTTGCCGCCCGGGAGCCGCAAACGGCGGTCTTGCCGAGGGTCGGTGCCGATATTGCCCTGCGGGTCTTCGCCATTCTGCTCGTGGTCCTGCATCACGAAATGCTCTGGCCGATCCCGGGCGGCTCCGCCCTGATGCTGGTTCTGGTCGGCTTCTCGCTGGCGCGGTTCCAGCAGGCGAATTTCGCGGAAGGCGACTGGAAAGCCCTGTTGCGGCCGCTCGTCATGGTGTTCGTGCCCTATGCGGCGGTGCTGGCCGGCTATGCGCTGGCATGGGGCGCGGTTCCCTGGGCGTCGGTGTTCCTGGTCGGGAACTTCGGCTTCGCCGATCCGGTGCGCCATACCATGCTGCCCTATCTTTACTGGTTCGTGGAGCTTTTCACGCAGATCCTGCTGCTCTTCGCCGTACTTTCCTTCGTGCCGTGCGCGCGGACCGCCGTTGCGCGCAACCCCTTCGCGGCCGGGCTTTTCGTGCTGGCCTTCGCCGTCTTCCTCCGCTTCTCGGCGCCGCTCGTCGTGGATATCGGCAACCGGCAGATTTTCACGCTGTACTGGAACCTCCACCTCGTCGCCTTCGGCTGGTGCGCCTGGCTGGCGCCCGGGCCGCGCAGCAGGGCGCTTCTCGCCACGCTCGCGGCGGCCCTGTTCTTCGTTCTCGGCTTCGTCGATGGCGTGTGGATCGGCACGACGGTGAAATACCTCGTCGTATTCAGCGGCTTCCTCGCGCTTCTCTTCCTGCCGGCGCTACCGGTGCCGCGATGGCTGTTTGCCGCGCTGATGCCCGTGGCGGCGGCGAGCTATCATATCTACCTGTTCCACCGATTGGTGCCGGAAGTGCTGATGGCGCCCCTGCACGGTACGGGCATCGCGCCTGCGCTCTTCCATGGGGCCGCCATTCTCGGCGGCCTTGCCGCCGGCATCGCCGTATGGGCGCTCCAGCGGGTCGCCGTCCGGCGGCTTGCCGCCACCCGCCTCGAAGCCCCGGCCTGGAAGGGTGTTTCCAGGCCGGGGGCGAAGCGGGCGCTTTCCTGA
- a CDS encoding MauE/DoxX family redox-associated membrane protein, with the protein MLDKVQNAGRKAILYRMVTAHHTCPYGLKAKDLLRRSGYEVEDRHLTTREETDSFKAQHGVATTPQVFIDGARIGGYDDLRRYLGKPVADPAATTYRPVIVLFTLTAFMAMAASFAASGSPFTLKAAEWFIAFSMVVLAMLKLQNVESFATMFLNYDLLARRWVPYSYIYPYAEGLAGVLMVAGALNWLSVPVALFIGTVGASSVFKAVYIDRRELKCACVGGASNVPLGFISLTENLMMIAMAVWMAAASLGYIGGHAM; encoded by the coding sequence ATGTTGGACAAGGTTCAGAACGCCGGCCGCAAGGCCATCCTCTACCGCATGGTGACGGCGCACCATACCTGCCCCTACGGACTGAAGGCGAAGGACCTCCTGCGCCGCTCGGGCTACGAGGTCGAGGACCGCCACCTGACGACCCGTGAGGAGACCGACTCCTTCAAGGCGCAGCACGGCGTCGCCACCACCCCGCAGGTCTTCATCGACGGCGCGCGCATCGGCGGCTACGACGACCTGCGCCGCTATCTCGGCAAGCCCGTCGCAGACCCGGCGGCGACCACCTATCGCCCGGTCATCGTGCTGTTCACGCTGACGGCGTTCATGGCCATGGCGGCGAGCTTCGCGGCCAGCGGCTCGCCCTTCACGCTGAAGGCGGCGGAATGGTTCATCGCCTTTTCGATGGTCGTGCTCGCCATGCTGAAGCTGCAGAACGTCGAAAGCTTCGCCACGATGTTCCTCAACTACGACCTGCTCGCCAGGCGCTGGGTGCCCTATAGCTACATCTACCCCTATGCCGAGGGGCTTGCCGGGGTGCTGATGGTGGCGGGCGCGCTCAACTGGCTGTCGGTTCCGGTCGCCCTGTTCATCGGCACGGTCGGCGCGTCCTCGGTCTTCAAGGCCGTCTATATCGACCGGCGCGAACTGAAATGCGCCTGCGTCGGCGGCGCGAGCAACGTTCCGCTCGGCTTCATCTCGCTGACGGAGAACCTGATGATGATCGCCATGGCCGTGTGGATGGCCGCCGCATCGCTCGGCTATATCGGCGGCCACGCCATGTAG
- a CDS encoding MerR family transcriptional regulator, with protein MVRSQYPEELTIGKLAAAANVGVETVRFYQRRGLLSTPRRIEGIRRYGEADVSRLRFIRQAQTAGFTLEEIRQLLAFDSGEDRAAAREMATKRLAELDARMEDLQRARASLQTLVSECAVGKKGPCPILKSFET; from the coding sequence ATGGTACGGAGTCAATACCCTGAAGAGCTGACAATCGGAAAACTTGCGGCCGCCGCCAATGTCGGCGTCGAGACCGTGCGTTTCTACCAGCGTCGCGGTCTGCTTTCGACGCCAAGGCGTATCGAGGGTATCCGCCGCTACGGCGAGGCGGATGTCTCGCGTCTGCGCTTCATCCGGCAGGCGCAGACGGCGGGCTTCACGCTGGAGGAGATCCGCCAGCTCCTTGCGTTCGATTCGGGCGAGGACCGCGCTGCGGCGCGCGAAATGGCGACGAAGCGCCTTGCCGAACTGGATGCCCGCATGGAGGACCTGCAACGGGCGCGGGCGTCGCTGCAGACGCTCGTTTCGGAATGCGCGGTCGGCAAGAAGGGGCCATGCCCCATCCTGAAATCCTTCGAAACCTGA
- a CDS encoding GGDEF domain-containing protein, translated as MDAQTIFTTASVMVLANGAILTAMGRELPASLRPAAIHWCLGTLLIAFGCVVFAFGGPLPRPLMLSAANMAFAFGLTVYLVAIRLFLRLEIKAWFFLPALVASGAVAWFSAVMPSFSARMVIVSIVWAGLMLVCVKDLADPSRGNPSLARSILGAMFAVVGLYAVARCGFYLLAAPPADFAVEAGGNWLNVLSALLMTLLPVMGTTAFLLMCSDRLRRGLERAAATDYLTGLPNRRSLAKAGADAFVEARAGGGEFAVAVFDVDKFKAVNDSYGHDTGDRALIHVANRLSGQLRPTDIIARTGGEEFVVLLRVLAPDDALAIAERMRLAVEQSDFSVDGRRVGLTISAGLAVRIAGDADYDSVLRRADDALYRAKENGRNRVETAPGDVSPPDDPASGRLVICDPPAISGEDWPLPEEGPQARLLYGQISR; from the coding sequence ATGGATGCGCAGACCATATTCACGACGGCTTCCGTGATGGTGCTTGCCAACGGCGCCATCCTGACGGCCATGGGCCGGGAACTGCCGGCGAGCCTGCGGCCCGCCGCCATCCACTGGTGCCTCGGCACGTTGCTGATCGCGTTCGGCTGCGTCGTGTTCGCCTTCGGCGGGCCGCTGCCGCGCCCGCTGATGCTATCGGCCGCCAATATGGCCTTCGCCTTCGGTCTGACGGTCTATCTCGTGGCGATCCGCCTGTTCCTGCGGCTGGAGATCAAGGCCTGGTTCTTCCTGCCGGCTCTGGTGGCTTCGGGTGCGGTGGCCTGGTTCTCGGCCGTCATGCCCAGCTTTTCCGCCCGCATGGTCATCGTTTCCATCGTCTGGGCCGGCCTGATGCTGGTGTGCGTGAAGGACCTTGCCGATCCGTCGCGCGGAAATCCTTCCCTTGCGCGCTCGATCCTTGGCGCGATGTTCGCCGTGGTCGGCCTCTATGCCGTTGCGCGCTGCGGTTTCTATCTCCTCGCCGCGCCGCCCGCGGACTTCGCCGTCGAGGCCGGCGGCAACTGGCTGAACGTGCTGTCGGCCCTCCTGATGACGCTGCTGCCGGTCATGGGCACGACGGCCTTTCTGCTGATGTGCTCGGACCGCCTGCGGCGCGGGCTGGAGCGCGCCGCGGCGACCGACTACCTGACGGGCCTTCCCAACCGGCGCAGCCTTGCCAAGGCAGGGGCCGACGCCTTCGTCGAGGCGCGGGCCGGAGGCGGCGAGTTCGCCGTCGCGGTCTTCGACGTCGACAAGTTCAAGGCGGTCAACGACAGCTATGGGCACGACACCGGCGACCGCGCGCTGATCCACGTCGCCAACCGGCTGAGTGGGCAATTGCGCCCGACGGACATCATCGCCCGCACGGGCGGCGAGGAATTCGTCGTGCTGCTGCGGGTGCTTGCTCCGGATGATGCGCTTGCGATTGCCGAGCGCATGCGCCTCGCCGTCGAACAGAGCGATTTTTCCGTCGATGGCCGCAGGGTCGGGCTGACCATCTCGGCGGGCCTTGCCGTCCGCATCGCCGGCGATGCGGACTATGACAGCGTGCTGCGCCGGGCGGACGATGCGCTCTACCGCGCCAAGGAAAACGGCCGCAACCGCGTGGAGACCGCGCCCGGCGACGTTTCACCGCCGGACGATCCGGCGTCCGGGCGGCTGGTGATCTGCGATCCGCCGGCTATATCCGGCGAGGACTGGCCCCTGCCGGAGGAAGGCCCGCAGGCCCGCCTCCTCTACGGTCAGATTTCGAGATAG